One Sphingobacteriales bacterium DNA segment encodes these proteins:
- a CDS encoding methyltransferase domain-containing protein, which translates to MPWSPDQYNQFKTERYAPFYDLLALIKPIVKPQQQQAQIMDLGCGTGELTHLLAQHLPDCHITGIDSSPEMLLRTNEYKTDKLHFELMPIEAFLSGNNTYDLIFSNAALQWVENHVDTLAKIIAKINKNGGQLIAQMPSNHNHITHLAIQHLASQMPYHKALNGFVRKAPVLKTEQYAQLLHDCGATQITIYEKIYPHTLNNATDLFNWAMGTALVPYFERLPDELVASFKSQYLNILEAYYPNNPVFYPFKRILLAAQF; encoded by the coding sequence ATGCCCTGGAGCCCCGACCAATATAACCAGTTTAAAACCGAGCGTTACGCCCCGTTTTACGATTTACTTGCCCTTATTAAACCTATTGTAAAACCCCAGCAACAACAGGCACAAATTATGGACTTAGGGTGCGGTACCGGCGAACTAACTCACTTGTTAGCCCAACATTTGCCCGATTGCCATATAACAGGCATTGATAGCTCGCCTGAAATGCTATTGCGCACCAACGAATATAAAACCGACAAGTTGCATTTTGAATTGATGCCTATTGAGGCTTTTTTATCCGGAAATAATACCTACGACCTTATTTTTTCAAATGCTGCCCTGCAATGGGTCGAAAATCATGTTGATACACTGGCCAAAATCATAGCCAAAATAAATAAAAATGGCGGGCAGTTAATTGCTCAAATGCCCTCGAACCACAACCATATTACCCATTTAGCCATACAACATTTAGCCTCGCAAATGCCCTACCACAAAGCGTTAAATGGTTTTGTTCGCAAGGCCCCAGTACTAAAAACCGAGCAATACGCACAATTATTACACGATTGCGGGGCTACCCAAATAACTATTTACGAAAAAATATACCCACACACCCTAAATAATGCTACCGACCTTTTTAACTGGGCAATGGGTACTGCTTTGGTGCCCTATTTTGAACGCTTGCCCGATGAATTAGTAGCGTCATTCAAATCACAGTACCTCAATATTTTAGAGGCTTACTACCCAAACAACCCGGTGTTTTACCCCTTTAAACGCATACTTTTAGCTGCCCAATTTTAA
- the bshB1 gene encoding bacillithiol biosynthesis deacetylase BshB1, translating into MSFAIQKLDILAFGAHPDDIELSCAGTLMAAIAQGKKVGVVDLTKGELGTRGTPELRLEEATKAAAIIGLNIRINLGFADGFFAHDATHQLGIIQVIRAYQPDIVLANAIDDRHPDHAKGAKLVADACFLSGLRKITTTDINGQAQPAWRPQAVYHYIQDKLMVPHFVVDISAFINQKMAAITAYASQFYNPNPNDPEPATYISDKNFLERVKNRNADFGKPCGFDFAEGFIANRYVGVTDLFALI; encoded by the coding sequence ATGAGCTTTGCAATACAAAAATTAGATATCTTGGCTTTCGGGGCGCATCCGGATGATATAGAACTTAGCTGCGCCGGCACCCTAATGGCTGCCATAGCCCAAGGCAAAAAAGTAGGTGTGGTTGATTTAACAAAAGGCGAATTAGGAACACGTGGCACCCCCGAGTTGCGTCTTGAAGAAGCCACGAAAGCTGCTGCTATTATTGGGTTAAATATCCGGATAAATTTAGGCTTTGCCGATGGTTTTTTTGCCCACGATGCCACCCACCAGTTAGGAATCATTCAAGTTATAAGGGCGTATCAACCCGATATTGTTTTGGCCAACGCTATTGACGACCGCCACCCCGACCATGCCAAGGGGGCAAAATTAGTAGCCGATGCTTGCTTTTTATCCGGATTGCGCAAAATTACTACCACAGACATCAACGGGCAAGCCCAACCTGCGTGGCGACCTCAAGCCGTTTATCACTATATACAGGATAAATTAATGGTGCCCCATTTTGTTGTGGATATATCGGCATTTATTAATCAAAAAATGGCAGCCATTACTGCTTATGCCTCGCAGTTTTACAACCCAAATCCTAACGACCCTGAACCAGCAACTTATATATCGGATAAAAACTTTTTAGAGCGGGTAAAAAATCGCAATGCCGACTTTGGTAAACCTTGCGGCTTTGATTTTGCCGAAGGCTTTATCGCAAACCGTTACGTAGGTGTAACTGATTTGTTTGCCTTGATATAA
- a CDS encoding T9SS type A sorting domain-containing protein, whose translation MILRFSLLPVLFAAALLLFLATASVNIAAQPCTIFLDNLNNNISPPSGATICDNEPLILPPLEFIPGGAMPNPAVMWAIYSCQPESTDPSIDACNTLNVIVSNSDGPVYNDGTGDLSLAGLFTGNEPSITIVIVPLLTPDADGSLNYDSDCTGIDPNFDYPTYTILNSAQNPILCNPNCNGSFVFNDECAGAQVFDIQNPVAINMPFSNECASAINSDPAGDCFFDNDPYLHTVWFSFTGTGGTYNIITKNCPGSVTPQLSDTQMAIYKGNSCGDYQLLACDDNTTLGTTYAGVNNFVTEPGVTYYIIVDGYDTNVGEFCFDVAEVSPPPCEDTSGTGNLETINPICQQDMFTVTVSGNNTSSEYITKILVYTADSPETLVGVYDVGSISAADFAPGQYKLVVINYALEVESDIADCLKPGASILCAALNNDCVSLSNVSGILTVLDPTDPLCTGCLADAGLGQNAMITECVGFMGNFIIADDNNDPLYATKIIVIDNSTNTILVIANEGETIAFDTPGQFAIFAVNYLKADEGKLLDLIEIGGFMTKLESAILENLLCADTVQYVVIEITNCCNANFGTPTLLTNAVVCPPDSPAGQEIVIAATGASETDYTTLYLVSNGAPLYTQQTYSLTGDGIVLPEGTWFIHTINVLNTDLPTVTNALDGGASALDLMDLINGGLCAVLDLAGVEVTVEPGNSYDCLLCSEVALDITTLDASAYCNDAVINIEAMATPLVTDGDYLTVFIVVPQGGDAITATSTAIAAPFSNAVLNLADLGLITGNYTVHTFTYYIDNQTDIEPLIAPGASITDLIAAIDAKTWCAYLDKTGAAFEILDPTSPDCTTVDCEANIGQIFPVDPIVTCDAGIFGFTADGDNTNGYSTYYLFTKDNQILEISTLGEFEYPAESGMYAIYGINFKSGEEAIILALTNIDDLDNLPDFCYAMGLGNAVVVTSLNVLDESTYNYDTDDFTITLLVKGGVETNGYTVIFNNDTSFEIASPDSILSIKSVPNKSVNTVEVINNITGCTQTLTIQLSAVLPINLLSFEGVAQPKGNLLQWQTATETQVTAYQINRLNAQGQWSLIGSLPVNGNSTTQRNYQLFDANPNNGVNYYQLVAIDNDGKYQNLATNQVERANSNYLMQLAFQQVCPVPFANVLNVDFTIDNTSFDKGNTMVEVNLYDISGRKVYSRQLTAQHSGLNSLQIPTQQLASGIYTLSVSNAQTTIVQKVVK comes from the coding sequence ATGATATTGCGTTTCTCCTTATTGCCAGTTTTATTTGCGGCTGCTTTATTGCTTTTTTTGGCAACAGCTTCGGTTAATATAGCTGCTCAGCCATGCACTATTTTTTTAGATAATTTAAACAATAATATTAGTCCACCAAGTGGCGCAACGATTTGCGACAATGAGCCATTAATATTACCCCCGCTTGAATTTATTCCGGGTGGTGCTATGCCTAATCCGGCTGTTATGTGGGCTATTTACAGTTGCCAGCCCGAAAGCACCGACCCCAGTATTGATGCCTGCAATACTTTGAATGTAATTGTATCGAACAGCGATGGCCCTGTTTACAATGACGGCACCGGCGACCTTAGTTTGGCCGGCCTTTTTACGGGCAACGAACCCAGTATAACCATTGTAATTGTGCCCTTACTTACCCCCGATGCCGACGGCTCGTTAAATTACGATAGCGATTGCACCGGAATTGACCCCAATTTTGACTACCCAACTTATACCATTTTAAACTCGGCGCAAAACCCAATTTTATGTAATCCTAACTGCAACGGTAGTTTTGTGTTTAACGATGAATGTGCCGGCGCACAAGTTTTTGACATCCAAAACCCTGTTGCTATAAACATGCCTTTCTCGAACGAGTGCGCAAGTGCTATTAATTCTGACCCCGCCGGCGATTGCTTTTTTGACAACGACCCTTATTTGCATACGGTTTGGTTTAGTTTTACCGGCACAGGCGGCACTTATAATATTATTACCAAAAATTGCCCTGGCTCGGTAACGCCTCAGCTTTCAGATACCCAAATGGCCATATACAAAGGCAATAGCTGTGGCGACTATCAACTTTTGGCTTGCGACGACAATACTACATTGGGCACAACCTATGCCGGAGTAAATAATTTTGTAACCGAACCTGGCGTAACCTATTATATTATTGTTGATGGGTACGACACCAATGTGGGCGAGTTTTGTTTTGACGTTGCCGAAGTAAGTCCGCCGCCTTGCGAAGATACATCCGGAACAGGAAATTTGGAAACAATAAATCCAATTTGCCAACAAGACATGTTTACCGTAACGGTATCCGGAAATAATACCTCTTCGGAATATATCACCAAAATATTGGTTTATACAGCCGACTCTCCCGAAACATTAGTAGGCGTTTACGATGTTGGAAGCATCTCGGCAGCCGATTTTGCCCCCGGACAATATAAATTGGTAGTGATTAATTACGCCTTAGAAGTAGAATCGGATATCGCCGACTGTTTAAAACCGGGCGCATCAATTTTATGTGCAGCATTAAACAACGATTGCGTATCGCTAAGTAATGTATCCGGAATTTTGACGGTACTTGACCCCACCGACCCACTGTGTACGGGTTGTTTAGCAGATGCTGGTCTGGGGCAAAATGCTATGATTACAGAATGTGTTGGCTTTATGGGCAACTTTATCATTGCCGACGACAATAATGACCCTCTTTATGCCACAAAAATAATTGTGATAGATAATAGCACGAACACTATTCTTGTTATAGCTAACGAAGGCGAGACTATTGCCTTCGACACACCCGGACAATTTGCCATTTTTGCGGTTAATTACTTAAAAGCCGATGAAGGCAAATTGTTAGATTTAATTGAAATAGGTGGCTTTATGACCAAACTTGAGAGTGCAATTTTGGAAAACTTGTTGTGTGCAGATACAGTTCAGTATGTTGTTATTGAAATAACCAACTGCTGCAATGCTAATTTTGGTACACCAACCTTGCTTACCAACGCAGTAGTTTGCCCCCCTGACTCGCCCGCAGGCCAAGAAATTGTTATTGCGGCAACCGGTGCCAGCGAAACCGATTACACCACCTTGTATCTTGTATCAAATGGCGCACCATTATACACGCAACAAACCTATTCATTAACTGGCGATGGTATTGTTTTACCCGAAGGAACATGGTTTATTCATACAATTAACGTCTTAAACACCGATCTGCCGACTGTTACTAATGCCTTAGATGGCGGCGCATCGGCTTTGGATTTGATGGACTTAATAAATGGCGGGCTTTGTGCCGTACTTGATTTGGCCGGAGTTGAGGTAACTGTTGAGCCGGGTAATAGTTACGACTGCCTATTGTGCTCGGAAGTGGCTTTAGATATTACCACCCTAGATGCTTCCGCCTATTGCAATGATGCCGTAATTAATATTGAAGCTATGGCTACCCCCTTAGTTACCGATGGCGACTACCTAACTGTATTTATTGTAGTGCCACAAGGCGGAGATGCTATTACTGCTACCTCAACCGCTATTGCCGCACCATTTAGTAACGCTGTGCTGAACCTTGCCGATTTAGGCTTAATTACCGGAAATTACACCGTCCATACCTTTACTTATTATATAGACAACCAAACCGATATTGAACCACTTATTGCCCCCGGCGCTTCAATTACCGACCTTATTGCGGCAATTGATGCCAAAACATGGTGCGCCTATTTAGATAAGACCGGCGCCGCATTTGAAATCCTCGACCCCACCTCGCCCGACTGCACAACTGTTGATTGCGAAGCTAATATTGGGCAAATTTTTCCAGTTGACCCCATTGTAACCTGCGATGCTGGTATCTTTGGTTTTACCGCCGATGGTGATAATACAAATGGCTATTCAACCTATTACCTATTTACAAAAGACAACCAAATTTTAGAAATAAGTACTTTGGGCGAATTTGAATACCCCGCCGAATCCGGAATGTACGCAATTTATGGTATTAACTTTAAGTCCGGAGAGGAAGCTATAATACTTGCGCTTACAAATATTGACGACTTAGATAATTTGCCCGATTTTTGTTATGCTATGGGCTTGGGTAACGCTGTAGTTGTTACAAGTTTAAACGTTTTGGACGAATCAACTTACAATTATGATACAGACGATTTTACTATTACCCTGTTAGTAAAAGGTGGCGTTGAGACGAACGGATATACTGTAATTTTTAATAACGATACAAGCTTTGAAATAGCAAGTCCGGATAGTATTCTTTCTATTAAGAGCGTGCCCAATAAATCGGTAAATACCGTCGAAGTTATTAATAATATTACCGGATGCACCCAAACCCTAACTATTCAACTTAGCGCCGTACTGCCCATTAATTTATTAAGTTTTGAAGGGGTAGCTCAACCAAAAGGCAATTTACTGCAATGGCAAACCGCTACCGAAACTCAGGTAACAGCCTATCAAATAAATCGTTTAAATGCACAAGGGCAATGGTCGCTAATTGGTAGCCTGCCTGTGAACGGAAACAGCACAACACAACGCAACTATCAGTTGTTTGATGCCAACCCCAATAATGGTGTTAATTATTACCAATTGGTAGCCATTGACAACGATGGAAAATATCAAAATTTAGCCACAAATCAGGTTGAGCGCGCAAATAGTAATTACCTTATGCAATTAGCTTTTCAACAGGTTTGTCCGGTACCATTTGCCAATGTGTTAAATGTCGATTTTACAATAGACAATACATCATTTGACAAAGGTAATACAATGGTTGAGGTTAATTTATACGATATTTCCGGACGTAAGGTTTATAGTCGTCAGCTAACCGCTCAACATTCCGGATTAAATAGTTTACAAATACCCACTCAACAGTTGGCAAGTGGCATTTACACCTTATCTGTCAGTAATGCCCAAACAACCATCGTTCAAAAAGTTGTAAAGTAA
- a CDS encoding enoyl-CoA hydratase/isomerase family protein codes for MYPTLQYLKLNLAIAPGVAHIQLNRPDVLNALCLELMAELRDTLKLLDADGSVRCIVLSGDEKAFAAGADIKQMAGKSAIDMQKIDQFTTWDQIKKTKKPIIGAVSGFALGGGCELAMHCDMLVASETAKFGQPEIKIGTMPGAGGTQRLTRAVGKALAMEMVLTGRFISAHEALAAQLINRVVPIELYLAEAVKLASQIAELSPVAVQLAKESVLQAFNSTLDEGLLFERKNFYLTFASNDQKEGMAAFVEKRKPNFSGN; via the coding sequence ATGTACCCAACCTTACAATATTTAAAACTTAACTTAGCCATTGCCCCCGGCGTTGCCCATATTCAGCTAAATCGCCCCGATGTATTAAACGCCTTGTGTTTAGAGTTGATGGCCGAATTGCGCGACACCCTAAAATTATTAGATGCTGATGGCTCGGTGCGGTGTATCGTTTTGTCGGGCGATGAAAAGGCATTTGCCGCCGGGGCCGACATAAAACAAATGGCCGGAAAATCGGCAATTGATATGCAAAAAATCGACCAGTTTACCACTTGGGACCAAATTAAAAAAACAAAAAAACCTATTATTGGCGCCGTATCGGGCTTTGCCTTGGGTGGGGGTTGCGAGTTGGCAATGCACTGCGATATGCTAGTAGCCAGCGAAACAGCTAAATTTGGTCAGCCCGAAATTAAAATTGGCACCATGCCCGGCGCAGGTGGCACACAACGCCTAACGCGAGCTGTTGGCAAAGCATTAGCTATGGAAATGGTACTTACTGGCCGCTTCATTTCTGCCCACGAAGCACTTGCCGCACAATTAATTAACCGCGTCGTACCCATCGAATTGTACTTAGCCGAAGCTGTAAAATTGGCTTCACAAATTGCCGAGCTATCTCCTGTTGCCGTACAGTTGGCCAAAGAAAGCGTATTGCAGGCCTTTAATTCAACCTTAGACGAAGGCTTGCTCTTTGAACGTAAAAATTTCTACTTGACTTTTGCCAGCAACGACCAAAAAGAAGGAATGGCTGCGTTTGTTGAAAAACGGAAACCTAATTTTTCCGGAAATTAA
- a CDS encoding polyprenyl synthetase family protein: MSNLYADLLTKFNQYLHEVNLQNKQPSGLYAPAHYLMQLGGKRVRPLLCFSGCLLAGGNIQQVMPAAFGIEAFHNFTLAHDDIMDDSPLRRGQPTLHEKFNLNTAILSGDLLFALAYQQICQCPDAILPHVTRAFNHAAIGVCEGQQYDVDFETLPIEAVTVPQYINMIRLKTAVLLGASFEIGALYGGATPEQARLLYHYGELTGIAFQIIDDILDVYGDAAVFGKRPAGDIIRNKKTVLLLHTAQTLPPPQQKALLQWLSHQPTDDPQKIEAITELFQQAGARQYAQQIADDYYQQAQTYLQQFNTTNYEALTQLQGFMEALRTREQ, encoded by the coding sequence ATGAGCAACTTATACGCCGATCTTTTAACGAAATTCAATCAGTATTTACACGAGGTAAACCTTCAAAACAAACAACCATCCGGATTATATGCCCCAGCCCACTATTTAATGCAATTAGGTGGGAAGCGCGTACGACCCTTACTTTGTTTCTCCGGATGCTTATTAGCTGGGGGTAATATTCAACAAGTTATGCCCGCCGCATTTGGCATTGAGGCTTTTCATAATTTTACCCTGGCCCATGACGATATTATGGACGACTCGCCACTGCGGCGCGGACAACCCACACTGCACGAAAAATTCAATTTAAATACTGCCATACTGTCGGGCGATTTATTGTTTGCCTTGGCTTATCAACAAATTTGCCAATGCCCTGATGCCATTTTACCCCACGTTACAAGGGCGTTTAACCATGCAGCCATAGGCGTTTGCGAAGGCCAGCAATACGATGTTGATTTTGAAACCCTGCCTATTGAAGCTGTAACAGTACCGCAATATATAAATATGATTCGGCTAAAAACTGCGGTGCTATTAGGTGCAAGTTTTGAGATAGGAGCCCTTTACGGCGGTGCAACACCCGAACAAGCCCGCTTGCTATACCATTACGGCGAACTGACGGGTATTGCTTTTCAAATTATTGACGATATTTTAGACGTATATGGCGATGCCGCTGTTTTTGGCAAACGCCCTGCCGGCGATATTATCCGGAATAAAAAAACTGTATTGTTATTACATACCGCTCAAACCCTGCCACCACCACAACAAAAGGCATTACTGCAATGGCTGTCGCATCAACCAACTGACGACCCTCAAAAAATTGAAGCCATCACCGAACTATTTCAGCAGGCAGGTGCAAGGCAGTACGCGCAGCAAATTGCCGATGATTATTACCAGCAGGCCCAAACCTATTTGCAACAATTTAATACAACTAATTACGAAGCCTTAACCCAATTACAAGGCTTTATGGAGGCATTGCGCACTCGCGAACAATAA
- a CDS encoding T9SS type A sorting domain-containing protein produces MKNLYFLFLLLTSSVLAFAQGPGKKVTFQLDLSNEQAADVVSVAGNFQKAAGFENDWAPGITVLKDDNCDFIYEITVELPPGAYEYKYINGDAWGEDEAVPTDCATGGNRTFQVASLADVTLGPDCFAGCGVCMSTMPVTVPVTLRCDLSLQTPAAKVSVAGGFQKAAGFPNDWEPGAVLMTDDDGDKIYEVNLELPPMSCFEYKFINGDAWGADEGVPGECASNGNRLMRISNKGLDMSPVCFGTCAACPTNIDTINVTFQVDMTNAKDVSLVSVAGSFQAAAGYPGNWQPGQTIMTDDDGDKIYTITVKLPEGTYAYKFINGDAWGKDEAVPSACSVSNNREVVVKGPNDMVIPVVCFATCEPVCPEILPAVDVTFSVDILNSDEIYNTSGLFVAGAFTDPAWQKNIIQMTDGDGDGVYSATVKVVPGEYQYKYYNGTNGDPGSDEFAEIYKDTPKDCLVENGLGGYNRLLNIVGAKDPVSVPTYIYDKCALSTVGINNAPAFMQFSLLPNPSFDLTVLSFNNYNAANYIVSVSNLLGQTVQIHQTTGKQVSIDTAHLPNGLYLVTLTNTQGQQVSSKLIVN; encoded by the coding sequence ATGAAAAATCTATACTTCCTTTTTCTTTTGTTAACAAGCTCTGTTTTGGCTTTTGCCCAAGGCCCCGGAAAAAAAGTTACTTTCCAGCTTGACCTTTCAAACGAGCAAGCCGCCGATGTGGTTTCGGTAGCCGGTAATTTTCAAAAAGCTGCCGGTTTTGAAAACGACTGGGCACCTGGAATAACCGTTTTAAAAGACGACAACTGCGATTTTATTTACGAAATAACCGTTGAACTGCCCCCCGGCGCGTATGAATACAAATACATAAACGGCGATGCTTGGGGTGAAGATGAGGCTGTTCCAACCGACTGTGCAACCGGAGGAAACCGCACTTTTCAGGTTGCCTCACTTGCCGATGTAACACTTGGTCCCGATTGTTTTGCCGGATGCGGTGTTTGCATGAGCACCATGCCTGTAACCGTACCCGTAACCCTTCGTTGCGACTTATCTTTACAAACCCCTGCCGCAAAAGTTTCGGTAGCGGGTGGCTTCCAAAAAGCCGCAGGCTTCCCTAACGACTGGGAGCCCGGTGCTGTTTTAATGACCGACGACGATGGCGATAAAATTTATGAGGTAAATTTAGAATTGCCGCCCATGTCTTGCTTTGAATACAAATTTATTAACGGCGATGCTTGGGGCGCAGATGAAGGTGTTCCCGGAGAATGTGCTAGCAATGGCAACCGTTTGATGCGAATATCGAACAAGGGCTTAGATATGTCCCCCGTTTGCTTTGGAACTTGTGCCGCATGTCCTACAAATATTGACACCATTAATGTAACTTTTCAGGTTGATATGACTAACGCAAAAGATGTAAGTCTGGTTAGCGTAGCTGGTAGTTTTCAGGCTGCTGCCGGATACCCCGGCAACTGGCAACCCGGCCAAACCATTATGACCGATGACGATGGCGACAAAATTTATACAATCACCGTTAAATTACCCGAAGGTACATACGCCTACAAATTTATTAACGGCGATGCCTGGGGTAAAGACGAAGCTGTTCCTTCGGCATGTAGTGTTAGCAATAACCGCGAAGTAGTGGTTAAAGGCCCCAACGATATGGTAATACCAGTTGTATGTTTTGCCACCTGCGAGCCTGTTTGCCCCGAAATTTTGCCCGCCGTTGATGTTACTTTTAGCGTTGATATATTAAACAGTGACGAAATTTACAACACTTCGGGCTTGTTTGTTGCCGGCGCATTTACCGACCCCGCCTGGCAAAAAAATATTATTCAAATGACCGATGGCGATGGCGATGGCGTTTATTCGGCAACAGTAAAAGTTGTGCCCGGCGAATACCAATACAAATATTACAACGGCACTAACGGCGACCCCGGCAGCGATGAATTTGCCGAAATCTATAAAGATACCCCCAAAGATTGTTTAGTTGAAAATGGCTTAGGTGGTTACAACCGCCTGTTAAATATTGTAGGCGCAAAAGATCCTGTATCGGTTCCTACCTATATTTACGATAAATGTGCTCTTTCAACTGTGGGTATTAACAATGCTCCGGCGTTTATGCAATTTAGTTTGTTGCCCAACCCAAGTTTTGATCTAACCGTTTTAAGCTTTAACAATTACAACGCTGCTAATTATATAGTTTCGGTAAGTAATTTATTAGGCCAAACCGTTCAAATTCATCAAACAACAGGCAAACAAGTTTCAATTGATACCGCCCATTTGCCAAACGGTTTATATTTGGTAACTTTAACTAACACACAAGGACAGCAAGTAAGTAGCAAACTAATAGTTAACTAA
- a CDS encoding DUF4249 domain-containing protein has translation MKTISCMKRSQQVFLFVTGILALLILTNCEKEIILDIPPPEPKIVVEARIETNGQPTVVLNRNFPYFGQITATQYAANYVHNAVVVVSDGEKQVTMPEICWSKLSDFEQELLAKQFGITIDSLPSGFDLCVYAEFSPNPTLKGENGKTYTLNIYTQEGDTLTSLTTIPYPVAIDSFWLEKHKDPKYADSLRRVLIQFKDPDTLGNYYRLFTNYNNQGYLTNFSSVSDDLFINGKSFFFPANKAEARNSSDEIDPDTFGYCKIGDTLKVKFCTIDYANYLFLNTLEYSANSNGPMGAPVNIKHNVKNGLGTFTDIV, from the coding sequence GTGAAAACTATTAGTTGTATGAAGCGCAGCCAACAAGTATTTTTGTTTGTAACCGGAATTTTAGCCTTGCTAATACTAACCAATTGCGAAAAAGAAATTATTTTAGATATACCCCCACCTGAGCCCAAAATTGTGGTTGAGGCTAGGATTGAAACAAATGGGCAGCCTACTGTTGTATTAAACCGGAATTTCCCGTACTTTGGGCAAATTACCGCCACCCAATATGCTGCAAACTATGTGCATAATGCCGTTGTGGTAGTATCGGATGGGGAAAAGCAAGTTACCATGCCCGAAATTTGTTGGTCAAAATTATCAGATTTTGAGCAAGAATTATTAGCCAAACAATTTGGTATTACTATTGATTCGCTTCCGTCTGGATTTGACCTTTGTGTTTATGCCGAATTTAGTCCAAATCCAACCTTAAAAGGTGAAAACGGCAAAACATACACGCTTAATATTTACACGCAAGAAGGCGATACCTTAACAAGCCTTACCACTATCCCCTATCCGGTGGCCATTGATAGTTTTTGGCTCGAAAAGCACAAAGACCCTAAATATGCCGACTCGCTGCGCCGCGTTTTAATTCAGTTTAAAGACCCCGACACTTTGGGAAATTATTATCGCTTGTTTACTAACTACAACAACCAAGGGTATTTAACCAATTTTAGTTCGGTTTCTGATGATTTATTTATAAACGGAAAATCATTTTTCTTTCCGGCAAATAAAGCCGAGGCACGCAACAGCAGCGACGAAATAGATCCGGATACTTTTGGCTACTGCAAAATAGGAGATACGCTTAAAGTAAAATTTTGCACCATTGATTATGCTAATTACCTCTTTCTAAATACGCTCGAGTATAGTGCCAATTCAAATGGCCCTATGGGAGCCCCCGTTAATATAAAACATAATGTAAAAAACGGGCTGGGTACATTTACCGATATTGTGTAG